A genome region from Hevea brasiliensis isolate MT/VB/25A 57/8 chromosome 7, ASM3005281v1, whole genome shotgun sequence includes the following:
- the LOC110665793 gene encoding uncharacterized protein LOC110665793: protein MFTEGLDESAINWIKQGSDVQEPRIRSPLSPLSEELCSHNPFPKSPTDPIQKSPLLYNSNNFSSSHLLPPLKFHSGLLTPRNLVAPCLDDNDNESVASVTDYMGGNYSEEEEEDVGVTDIDYLGKPDLQCYDEEEIHGNRPKTRLNRGLLKEDLKIVVPDNFGRFSDCDLASRKTVLKNSTPAGSCPLRERVQMRNAHAIFDGNYSHKTNVFKEAGDLGTPSAPPIVETGGEEKSFVVEAEIQKTRVEVSESRETDPFDGSREGLVDGTSQSMHSTEFVERLEKTMAGEKEETMPYWQTSSLDYNASGQYAWQTLITYDACIRLCLHAWARGCTEAPEFLLNECLLLRSAFGLHKFLLQPRGVQPIEVRTMKNAEQIFPSKIKKVAGKIRVEVRKLRIIPRRKLKSTYSQRSAIYMQMGKEYAQHFSSLVKTGMNSLKLASFSVTSEEQLSCLFQLKSTSEDAQLEQGSTISLRPGSGEYHVFFPESEADALLVEVQDAKQSVQGRATIQISSLNDNLSDRIRWWPLFHDDQECVGKIQLSIGSTITCDENNNIKSGPVVETLAYNLLLEAAMRAQHFQSQNLRLHGPWKWLLTEFADYYGVSDSYTKLRYLWHVMNVATPTRDCLELVNEFLVPIIKARGDKSLTRQEKSLLLDCETQIESLLANVFENYKSLDENSHTGLADLFGPVQESAAPALAPAVEVYAFLHDILSQDAQTMLRNYLQTAAKKRCRKHMIETDEFVSNNSEGFLMDSITISTAYLKMKNLCTSIGKEIQADIKIHNQHIFPSSIDLSNITAAVYSTELCNRLRSFLCAWPPSSPQPHVNELLIAVADFERNLDLWNISPVQGGVDSRGLFHSYIMVWVQDMQLNLLDQCKAEKVPWAGVTTNHTTSSFAEEMYEKIKDSLIEYEVVINRWPQYSLILENAVADAERAIIKALEKQYNDILTPLKDSIPKRLNMHVQKLTRRQSTALYSAPNQLGIFLNTIKRILDVLHCRLEDILKSWASYLPVVGDRKSLFGEQMNGITVLLRTKYKNYLQATVEQLVHNMQANRSTRLKRILEEIKEEDGEAEVRERMHMLSSQLTDSISNLHEVFTGRIFVAACRGLWDRMGQIVLKFLEGRKENRVWYNGSCYALGILDDTFASEMQRLLGNSLQDKDLEPPRSVIEARSILCRDATNAADTSTYFYV from the exons ATGTTTACTGAAGGTCTAGATGAAAGCGCAATCAACTGGATCAAGCAG GGATCAGATGTTCAAGAACCCCGTATTCGTTCTCCTTTGTCTCCATTGTCAGAGGAGCTGTGCTCTCACAACCCATTTCCAAAATCTCCTACAGACCCAATCCAGAAATCTCCACTtttatataattccaataattttagTTCTTCCCATTTGTTACCTCCTCTGAAATTCCACTCTGGTTTACTTACTCCTCGCAACTTAGTAGCCCCATGCCTAGACGACAATGATAATGAGAGCGTGGCATCAGTTACGGATTATATGGGCGGAAACTACTCAGAGGAGGAGGAAGAGGACGTGGGTGTTACTGATATCGACTACTTGGGGAAGCCAGATTTGCAATGCTATGATGAGGAGGAGATACATGGGAACAGGCCTAAAACGAGGTTGAATAGGGGGTTGTTGAAAGAAGATTTGAAAATTGTTGTTCCGGACAATTTTGGAAGGTTCAGCGACTGTGACCTGGCCAGTAGAAAAACTGTCCTTAAGAATTCGACCCCAGCTGGAAGTTGTCCACTTCGAGAGAGAGTCCAGATGCGCAATGCACATGCAATATTTGAT GGGAATTATAGTCACAAAACAAACGTGTTTAAAGAAGCCGGAGATTTGGGGACTCCAAGTGCACCTCCAATTGTGGAAACTGGGGGAGAAGAAAAGAGTTTTGTAGTTGAAGCTGAAATTCAGAAAACTAGAGTTGAAGTTTCCGAGTCAAGAGAAACAGATCCTTTTGATGGAAGTAGAGAAGGTCTAGTAGATGGAACATCCCAATCAATGCACAGCACTGAATTTGTTGAAAG ACTAGAGAAGACCATGGCTGGAGAAAAAGAAGAAACGATGCCTTATTGGCAGACAAGCTCATTGGATTATAATGCCAG TGGTCAATATGCTTGGCAAACTTTAATAACTTATGATGCATGTATCCGCTTATGTCTCCATGCATGGGCTAGGGGATGTACAGAGGCTCCGGAATTTCTGCTTAATGAGTGTCTGCTTCTTCGAAGTGCCTTTGG ATTACACAAATTTTTGTTGCAACCGCGAGGTGTACAACCAATAGAAGTCAGAACTATGAAGAATGCAGAACAAATATTCCCTTCGAAGATAAAGAAGGTTGCTGGGAAGATAAGAGTTGAGG TAAGGAAACTTCGAATAATACCTAGGCGAAAACTGAAGAGCACATACTCTCAGCGCAGTGCAATCTACATGCAAATGGGGAAAGAGTATGCTCAGCATTTTTCATCGTTAGTGAAAACTGGCATGAATTCTCTTAAACTAGCTTCATTTTCAGTGACATCAGAAG AGCAACTGTCGTGCTTATTCCAACTGAAAAGCACCAGTGAAGATGCTCAACTTGAACAAGGTTCTACCATTTCCTTACGCCCTGGAAGTGGGGAGTACCATGTGTT TTTCCCAGAAAGCGAAGCAGATGCTCTTTTAGTAGAAGTCCAGGATGCAAAACAATCAGTCCAAGGTCGAGCTACAATTCAGATTTCATCATTGAATGATAATCTT AGTGACAGAATTCGGTGGTGGCCTTTATTCCATGATGATCAAGAATGTGTTGGGAAGATACAACTCTCAATTGGTAGTACAATTACATGTGACGAGAATAATAATATAAAG AGTGGTCCTGTTGTGGAAACTCTAGCTTATAATCTACTGTTGGAGGCTGCTATGCGTGCACAACATTTTCAATCTCAAAACCTACGATTGCATGGACCTTGGAAGTGGCTGCTGACTGAATTTGCAGACTATTATGGTGTTTCTGATTCATATACAAAATTGAG ATATCTTTGGCATGTCATGAATGTGGCCACTCCAACTAGAGACTGCTTAGAGCTGGTAAACGAATTTCTTGTACCCATCATAAAGGCTAGGGGAGACAAAAGTTTGACTAGACAAGAG AAAAGTTTATTATTAGATTGTGAAACACAAATTGAGAGTCTGTTGGCAAACGTTTTCGAGAACTACAAGTCTCTGGATGAAAACTCTCACACTGGGTTGGCAGATCTGTTTGGTCCAGTGCAGGAATCTGCTGCACCAGCTTTAGCTCCTGCTGTTGAAGTCTACGCCTTTCTTCATGACATACTATCTCAAGATGCACAGACTATGCTGAGAAACTATTTGCAG ACAGCAGCTAAGAAAAGGTGTCGGAAGCACATGATTGAGACTGATGAGTTTGTGTCTAACAACTCTGAAGGTTTCCTCATGGATTCCATTACTATCTCAACAGCTTATTTGAAAATGAAGAATCTGTGTACGAGTATTGGAAAAGAAATTCAGGCAGACATCAAAATCCACAATCAGCACATATTCCCAAG TTCAATTGACTTGTCAAACATCACTGCTGCTGTCTACAGCACTGAGTTGTGCAATAGGCTTAGAAGTTTCCTTTGTGCCTGGCCTCCATCTAGCCCACAGCCACATGTAAATGAACTTCTAATAGCAGTTGCTGATTTTGAGCGGAATCTTGATCTCTGGAATATCAG TCCAGTGCAGGGTGGTGTAGACTCAAGGGGCTTGTTCCACAGTTACATAATGGTGTGGGTACAGGATATGCAACTTAACTTGCTTGACCAGTGCAAAGCTGAAAAA GTGCCATGGGCTGGAGTAACAACAAATCATACCACCTCTTCATTTGCTGAAGAAATGTATGAGAAAATCAAGGATTCCCTTATTGAGTATGAAGTGGTTATCAATCGGTGGCCCCAATATTCATTGATTTTGGAAAAT GCTGTTGCTGATGCGGAAAGAGCAATCATTAAGGCTTTGGAGAAGCAATACAATGACATCTTAACCCCTTTGAAAGATAGCATTCCGAAGAGGCTTAATATGCATGTTCAGAAACTGACAAGAAGACAATCAACAGCACTCTATTCTGCACCTAATCAA TTGGGGATTTTTCTGAATACCATCAAGAGAATTCTAGATGTCTTACATTGTAGATTGGAGGACATCTTGAAGTCTTGGGCATCCTATCTGCCTGTCGTGGGAGATAGAAAGTCACTCTTTGGGGAGCAGATGAATGGAATCACAGTTCTGTTGAgaacaaaatacaaaaattatcTGCAGGCAACAGTTGAACAGCTTGTCCACAAT ATGCAAGCTAACAGGAGCACACGACTAAAAAGAATTTTGGAGGAAATAAAGGAAGAAGATGGAGAGGCTGAGGTTCGTGAAAGAATGCACATGCTGAGTTCACAGCTTACTGACTCTATATCTAACTTGCATGAGGTCTTCACCGGTAGGATATTTGTTGCAGCATGTCGTGGGTTATGGGACAGGATGGGACAG ATTGTTTTGAAGTTTCTAGAAGGAAGGAAGGAGAACAGGGTTTGGTATAATGGCTCTTGTTATGCTTTAGGG aTACTGGACGACACCTTCGCTTCAGAAATGCAGAGACTACTTGGAAATTCACTTCAAGACAAGGATCTAGAGCCCCCTCGATCAGTAATCGAAGCTCGATCTATTCTTTGCAGAGATGCAACAAATGCAGCTGATACATCTACGTACTTCTACGTTTAG